Proteins encoded by one window of Massilia sp. NR 4-1:
- a CDS encoding AraC family transcriptional regulator, with translation MALLPPPALAGIVRYFHIERGSGGEVLVPATPCPEITFFIAGGSRPMLGAHPGPLMDRPMLGGPQTVPALVRWEPGTTFISALIEPGQFGRLFDADLVELRNFPVLVAEYLPHLPTRELEDGLRASADPGQWLALLSGWLLGLLAQRAGRIRPAFALPAGMLFQPAEEVARRCGLSLRQLERGMLASYGQSLRDERKMRRYVRALSMMLSLPPRRGLLTRIAMDCGYHDQAHMIRDFIHFTGRRPGSLLALEGAEEEGLLRLFRYDDPHRQVVAGQA, from the coding sequence TTGGCCCTGCTCCCGCCGCCCGCGCTGGCCGGGATCGTGCGCTATTTCCATATCGAGCGCGGCAGCGGGGGAGAGGTGCTGGTACCGGCCACGCCCTGTCCCGAGATTACCTTCTTTATCGCCGGCGGTTCGCGGCCGATGCTGGGGGCGCACCCGGGGCCGCTCATGGACCGTCCCATGCTGGGCGGACCGCAGACCGTGCCCGCCTTGGTGCGCTGGGAACCGGGCACCACCTTCATCAGCGCCCTGATCGAACCGGGGCAGTTTGGCCGCCTGTTCGACGCCGATCTGGTGGAGTTGCGCAATTTTCCGGTGCTGGTGGCGGAATATCTGCCGCATCTGCCGACCCGTGAGCTGGAGGATGGCCTGCGCGCCAGCGCTGATCCGGGACAGTGGTTGGCCTTGCTGTCCGGTTGGCTGCTGGGCTTGCTGGCGCAGCGCGCCGGCCGTATCCGCCCGGCATTTGCGCTGCCAGCCGGCATGCTGTTCCAGCCGGCAGAGGAGGTTGCCCGCCGCTGCGGCCTGAGCCTGCGCCAGCTTGAGCGCGGCATGCTCGCTTCCTATGGCCAGAGCCTGCGCGATGAGCGCAAGATGCGGCGTTATGTGCGCGCCCTGTCGATGATGCTGAGCCTGCCGCCCCGGCGTGGCCTATTGACGCGCATCGCCATGGATTGCGGCTACCACGACCAGGCCCATATGATCCGCGACTTCATCCACTTCACGGGCCGCCGCCCCGGCAGCCTGTTGGCGCTGGAGGGCGCCGAGGAGGAGGGCCTGTTGCGCCTGTTCCGCTACGACGATCCGCATCGCCAGGTGGTTGCCGGGCAGGCTTGA
- a CDS encoding NADH-quinone oxidoreductase subunit B family protein — protein MIEEATLERDGYMLTSLDELVNMIRTNSMWYLSFGLACCAVEMMQAASARYDMDRFGFCPRPSPRQADLMIVAGTLTNKMARAMRKVYDQMPEPRYVVSMGSCANGGGYYHYSYSVVRGCDRIVPVDIYVPGCPPTAEALLYGLMQLRRKVRGSKSNRHYSELAR, from the coding sequence ATGATCGAAGAAGCAACCCTGGAACGCGATGGTTATATGCTGACCTCGCTCGATGAGCTGGTCAATATGATCCGCACCAATAGCATGTGGTATCTGAGCTTCGGCCTGGCCTGCTGCGCGGTGGAGATGATGCAGGCGGCTTCGGCGCGCTACGATATGGACCGCTTCGGCTTTTGCCCGCGCCCCTCGCCGCGCCAGGCGGACCTGATGATCGTGGCCGGCACCTTGACCAACAAGATGGCACGCGCCATGCGCAAGGTGTATGACCAGATGCCGGAGCCGCGCTACGTGGTATCGATGGGTTCCTGCGCCAATGGCGGCGGCTACTATCACTACAGCTATTCGGTGGTGCGCGGCTGCGATCGCATCGTGCCGGTCGATATCTATGTGCCCGGCTGCCCGCCCACGGCCGAGGCCCTGCTCTACGGCCTGATGCAGCTGCGTCGCAAGGTCCGCGGCAGCAAGTCCAACCGCCATTACAGCGAGCTTGCGCGATAA
- a CDS encoding DUF4214 domain-containing protein — protein sequence MSSPIYEIEKLYIELLNRPAESAGLNFWVNEYNKSGGNLAGIAHAIEQSAEFQALYGGHEWTTGTGLMVQVYNNLFGHNPDMQALNTWAVKYIGALVDHTSIADLNIQMADAATGADLVYLNQRVVNALNQQGLNAAAHDAAPVEAHVATDVLLVGVHVEQDAVVF from the coding sequence ATGTCGTCGCCGATCTATGAAATTGAAAAGCTGTATATTGAACTGCTGAACCGCCCTGCAGAGAGCGCTGGCCTGAATTTTTGGGTGAATGAATACAATAAAAGTGGCGGCAATCTGGCCGGTATCGCCCACGCCATCGAGCAATCGGCGGAATTCCAGGCGCTGTATGGTGGTCATGAGTGGACCACCGGCACCGGTCTGATGGTCCAGGTCTACAACAATCTGTTTGGCCATAATCCGGATATGCAGGCACTGAATACCTGGGCAGTGAAATATATCGGCGCCCTGGTGGATCACACCTCGATCGCCGATTTGAACATCCAGATGGCGGATGCCGCCACCGGTGCCGATCTGGTCTATCTGAACCAGCGCGTGGTGAATGCGCTGAACCAGCAGGGCCTGAATGCGGCCGCGCACGATGCCGCGCCGGTTGAGGCGCACGTCGCCACCGATGTGCTGCTGGTTGGCGTGCATGTCGAGCAGGATGCGGTAGTCTTCTAA
- a CDS encoding HlyC/CorC family transporter: protein MDNVPLWAQLSALAFLIFLSAFFAMAETALMAANRFRLRHEAKRGSRRAIATLWLLERTERLLSLVLIANTLINAMAIALVTAIAITNFGMEERVILTSTALIVFVLIVLAEISPKIIGARYADQIVLPASIVLRPLLSAARPVIWFVHLFVNSLLGLFRVKPSGPLHEPRLSPDELRSVLLENSSFIPQQHKNILLNLFDLDAVSVEDIMTPRAQIEALNLSAPIAEIVEQLTTCYHNKLPVYDGEINQIAGILHVRKALALLHQHEELSAGDFRALLSAPYFIPQDTAVFAQLQNFQENRERLAIIVDEYGELQGLVTLDDIIEEMIGDFTTSTPGAARAESFGWDDKGECLLEGSTPLRDINKRLGLNFALDGPKTVNGMLLELLQEIPDAPISLKAGGCIVEVVQVQNQAIKVVKLRRPDGKRPH from the coding sequence TTGGACAACGTTCCCCTTTGGGCGCAACTTTCTGCGCTGGCTTTCCTGATTTTTCTGTCGGCCTTCTTTGCCATGGCTGAAACCGCCCTGATGGCGGCCAACCGTTTTCGGCTGCGCCATGAAGCCAAGCGCGGCAGCCGCCGCGCCATCGCCACGCTCTGGCTGCTGGAGCGCACCGAACGCCTGCTGTCGCTGGTATTGATCGCCAATACGCTGATCAATGCGATGGCCATCGCGCTGGTGACAGCGATTGCCATCACCAACTTCGGCATGGAGGAGCGGGTGATCCTCACCTCCACCGCCCTGATCGTGTTCGTGCTGATCGTACTGGCGGAGATTTCGCCAAAGATCATCGGCGCGCGCTATGCCGACCAGATCGTGCTGCCGGCCTCCATCGTGCTGCGTCCGCTGCTGTCGGCGGCGCGGCCCGTGATCTGGTTCGTGCACCTGTTCGTGAACAGTTTGCTGGGCCTGTTCCGCGTCAAACCGTCGGGGCCGCTGCATGAGCCGCGCCTGTCGCCCGACGAGCTGCGCTCGGTGCTGCTGGAAAACAGCAGCTTCATCCCGCAGCAGCATAAGAATATCCTGCTCAATCTGTTCGACCTGGACGCGGTGTCGGTGGAAGACATCATGACGCCGCGCGCCCAGATCGAGGCGCTCAACCTGTCGGCGCCGATCGCAGAAATCGTCGAACAGCTGACCACCTGCTACCACAACAAGCTGCCGGTCTACGACGGCGAAATCAACCAGATCGCCGGCATCTTGCACGTGCGCAAGGCGCTGGCCCTGCTGCACCAGCACGAGGAACTCAGCGCCGGCGATTTCCGCGCCCTGCTGAGCGCACCCTATTTCATCCCGCAGGATACGGCGGTGTTCGCGCAATTGCAGAACTTCCAGGAGAACCGCGAGCGCCTGGCCATCATCGTCGACGAATACGGCGAGCTGCAAGGCCTGGTGACGCTGGACGACATCATCGAGGAAATGATCGGCGATTTCACCACATCGACGCCGGGCGCCGCGCGCGCCGAAAGCTTCGGCTGGGACGACAAGGGCGAATGCCTGCTCGAAGGCAGCACTCCTTTACGTGACATCAATAAGCGCCTGGGGTTAAACTTTGCCCTGGATGGCCCCAAGACCGTGAACGGCATGCTGCTGGAGTTATTGCAGGAAATACCCGATGCGCCCATCAGCCTGAAAGCCGGCGGCTGCATCGTCGAGGTGGTGCAGGTGCAGAACCAGGCCATCAAAGTAGTGAAATTGCGACGCCCGGATGGCAAGCGCCCGCACTGA